A stretch of the Spirochaeta lutea genome encodes the following:
- a CDS encoding VWA domain-containing protein: protein MISLDSPGWLGLILVIIPLIYIRHLWKGRGGTVTFAFTNWRGGGFSNPMTIQRFFSGFMTILFWIGTVLLIIAMAGPVRVQRERVFLSRGVDIMFVLDVSPSMAAQDQPGITRLQTAKQTIRDFVRRRQNDPVGLAVFGTQAGLKVPPTTDYQVFHQALEDTHIREMGDGTAIGMGLALANLHLNPSSAQDKVIILLTDGENNSGEITPEAAAGISQEQGIRLYTVGIGSTREVPLEFTDPQTGRIFRGIAQDSFDPGLLAELAGSTGGRYFEAASSGALEAAFQSIDSLERSDARVRIQVRKEPLHRPIMLVGMILVMAGILLPRFILGALV from the coding sequence ATGATTTCCCTAGATTCACCGGGGTGGTTGGGGCTCATCCTGGTTATAATCCCCCTAATCTATATCCGCCATCTTTGGAAGGGCCGGGGCGGTACGGTAACCTTTGCCTTCACCAATTGGAGGGGGGGAGGGTTTTCAAACCCCATGACCATCCAGCGGTTTTTTTCCGGGTTTATGACCATCCTGTTTTGGATTGGTACGGTACTGCTCATCATCGCCATGGCCGGCCCGGTCCGGGTTCAGCGGGAACGGGTATTTCTCAGCCGCGGGGTGGATATTATGTTTGTTCTTGATGTGAGTCCCAGCATGGCAGCCCAGGATCAGCCCGGTATCACCCGGCTGCAAACGGCCAAACAGACCATTCGGGATTTTGTACGGCGTCGGCAGAACGACCCCGTGGGGTTAGCCGTTTTCGGCACCCAGGCAGGACTCAAGGTGCCTCCTACCACGGATTATCAGGTGTTTCACCAGGCCCTGGAGGATACCCATATACGGGAGATGGGTGATGGAACGGCTATCGGAATGGGTCTTGCCCTGGCTAATCTCCATCTGAACCCATCTTCCGCCCAGGATAAGGTTATTATCCTCCTGACGGATGGTGAGAATAACAGCGGTGAAATCACCCCCGAGGCAGCTGCCGGGATCAGTCAGGAGCAGGGGATCCGGCTGTACACCGTGGGGATCGGAAGCACCAGGGAGGTGCCCTTGGAGTTCACCGACCCTCAGACGGGAAGGATTTTCCGGGGTATTGCCCAGGATAGTTTTGACCCCGGTCTACTGGCTGAGCTTGCCGGCAGTACCGGAGGTCGATATTTTGAGGCAGCCAGTTCGGGGGCTCTGGAGGCTGCGTTTCAGTCCATTGACAGTCTTGAGCGCTCGGATGCCCGGGTCCGGATTCAGGTGCGTAAGGAACCCCTCCACCGGCCTATCATGCTGGTTGGTATGATCTTGGTCATGGCAGGCATTCTCCTTCCCCGGTTTATCTTGGGGGCCCTAGTATGA
- a CDS encoding DUF58 domain-containing protein, protein MNAARLLARIKHLELVSNRLVETLLSGNYRSVFKGPGIEFSEVREYSEGDDPRLIDWNVSSRMNGVYTKTFREERELVLFLIADVSPSVLKASGAHNLREIMEVLFAIFTFAAVNNNDQVGGVFFSDRIEHWVPPMKGKRHAFRLIQDMIDFTPRGRGSNLSQALRTTSEALKRRGICIVISDFKTSGYQKDLSLLARRHDVIAIRLASPDEQEFPRVGLVTLQDAETGKTITASGKNHHFRRAYHEHWQNQRQAWFRECRRQGVSPLEVSAGDDPVIKLFQFFQRRRGRA, encoded by the coding sequence ATGAACGCTGCCCGTCTCCTTGCCCGGATAAAACATCTCGAACTTGTCTCCAACCGGTTGGTGGAAACCCTGCTCTCGGGGAATTACCGCTCGGTATTCAAGGGGCCGGGCATCGAATTCTCGGAGGTGAGGGAGTATTCCGAGGGGGATGATCCCCGATTGATAGATTGGAATGTGAGCAGCCGGATGAACGGGGTGTATACAAAAACCTTCCGGGAGGAGCGGGAACTCGTCCTTTTTTTAATTGCCGATGTATCGCCCAGCGTCCTCAAGGCTTCCGGGGCACATAACCTCCGAGAGATCATGGAGGTCCTCTTTGCCATCTTCACCTTTGCGGCGGTGAACAACAACGACCAGGTCGGCGGTGTGTTCTTCTCCGACCGGATAGAGCATTGGGTTCCTCCCATGAAGGGGAAACGCCATGCCTTCCGGCTCATCCAGGATATGATCGACTTTACGCCCCGGGGCAGGGGCTCGAACCTCTCCCAGGCCTTGCGGACCACCAGCGAGGCCCTGAAACGCCGGGGCATCTGCATCGTCATTTCCGACTTTAAAACCAGCGGATACCAGAAGGATCTGAGTCTGCTCGCCCGCAGACACGATGTTATCGCCATACGCCTGGCCAGTCCGGATGAACAGGAGTTCCCCCGGGTCGGTCTGGTGACCCTCCAGGATGCTGAAACCGGTAAGACCATCACCGCCTCGGGGAAAAACCATCATTTCCGCCGGGCATACCATGAGCATTGGCAAAATCAACGCCAAGCCTGGTTCAGGGAATGCCGCCGTCAGGGCGTTAGCCCCCTGGAGGTTTCCGCCGGGGATGATCCGGTTATTAAGCTCTTTCAATTCTTCCAGCGGCGCAGGGGGCGGGCATGA
- a CDS encoding AAA family ATPase yields the protein METKEVTRAEVEAQVQRARDQVRRSLDEMGRVIIGQSKMIEGMFMGLLAGGHVLLEGVPGLAKTLAIRSMAEVIDASFKRIQFTPDLLPADLTGTMIYRPQTGEFIPRKGPVFSNIILADEINRAPAKVQSALLEAMEEHQVTIGDNTYPLAEPFFVLATQNPIEQEGTYPLPEAQLDRFILKLGVRYPTQEEELEILRRVGDPQEVTLNRQLLKADIRRLRETAAMVTVDERIEQYIVAIVAASRESRQTINAYSRYIEYGASPRATLALFRCSKVKALLEGRAYVVPEDVKYVAPAVLRHRINLSYEAESDELTSDDVIQALLSAVPVP from the coding sequence ATGGAAACAAAGGAAGTTACCCGCGCAGAGGTAGAGGCCCAGGTGCAGAGGGCCAGGGATCAGGTGCGCCGGTCCCTGGATGAGATGGGCAGGGTTATTATCGGCCAGTCCAAGATGATTGAGGGTATGTTTATGGGCCTGCTGGCAGGTGGGCATGTGCTGCTGGAGGGTGTTCCGGGTCTGGCGAAGACCCTGGCTATCAGGTCTATGGCAGAGGTCATTGATGCAAGTTTTAAACGCATTCAATTTACTCCGGATCTGCTGCCCGCAGATCTGACGGGCACCATGATCTACCGTCCCCAGACCGGGGAGTTTATTCCCCGAAAGGGACCGGTATTCTCCAATATCATCCTGGCTGATGAGATCAACCGGGCTCCCGCGAAGGTTCAGTCGGCACTGCTAGAGGCTATGGAAGAGCACCAGGTTACCATCGGGGACAATACCTACCCCCTGGCTGAACCCTTCTTTGTCCTGGCAACCCAAAACCCCATCGAGCAGGAGGGTACCTATCCCTTACCCGAGGCCCAGCTTGACCGCTTCATCCTGAAACTCGGGGTGCGGTATCCAACCCAGGAGGAAGAATTGGAGATTCTCCGCAGGGTCGGGGATCCCCAGGAGGTAACCCTCAACCGGCAGCTGCTCAAGGCTGATATCCGGCGGCTGCGGGAGACTGCTGCCATGGTGACGGTGGATGAGCGGATTGAGCAATACATCGTGGCTATTGTGGCGGCCAGCCGGGAGAGCCGCCAGACCATCAATGCGTATTCCCGGTATATCGAATACGGGGCTAGCCCCCGGGCCACCCTGGCCCTGTTCAGGTGCAGCAAGGTGAAGGCCCTCCTGGAAGGGCGTGCCTATGTGGTGCCCGAGGATGTAAAGTACGTGGCCCCGGCGGTTTTGCGCCACCGGATTAATCTGTCCTACGAGGCTGAGTCCGATGAGTTAACATCCGATGATGTTATTCAAGCCCTGTTGTCTGCCGTTCCCGTTCCGTAA